A part of Arthrobacter dokdonellae genomic DNA contains:
- a CDS encoding helix-turn-helix domain-containing protein, protein MSQPAVSKQEIGFGGELHTVQQLAARYGIPVQTVYVWRMQHKGPRSMKLGKRVFYRMEDILAWEESNLEPKSA, encoded by the coding sequence ATGTCCCAGCCCGCAGTTTCAAAGCAAGAGATCGGGTTTGGCGGTGAACTGCATACTGTGCAGCAGCTCGCCGCCCGTTACGGAATCCCCGTCCAGACCGTCTACGTGTGGCGCATGCAGCACAAAGGCCCCCGCAGCATGAAGTTGGGCAAGCGGGTGTTCTACCGCATGGAGGACATCCTGGCTTGGGAAGAGTCCAACCTAGAGCCGAAGAGCGCCTAA